One genomic segment of Salminus brasiliensis chromosome 6, fSalBra1.hap2, whole genome shotgun sequence includes these proteins:
- the sap30bp gene encoding SAP30-binding protein isoform X2, whose translation MAGSKKSALLSSLADYGDDSEPESEPEIDEQEAHGGLVSASYGDDDISRVEDGDEKDSGNEDSDENDRNSEEDDSDSGEPQDDSKEVVMGEMKDPNELVAQFSEKVRNMSPEEIRIPPEPPGRCHSNLQEKIYKLYERKLHGDFDTNSHIQKKKEFRNPSIYEKLIQYCGIDELGTNYPKDMFDPHGWSEDSYYESLAKAQKVEMEKLEKAKKERTKIEFVTGTKKGTTTSTAAVTTSTTTATSTEAQKRKSKWDSAVPVTLAQPALLTTTATLPGVVSVTTTASGTKTTVISAVGTILKKAKQ comes from the exons ATGGCGGGCAGTAAGAAGAGCGCCCTGCTGTCCTCTTTAGCGGACTATGGAGACGATTCAGAGCCGGAGTCCGAGCCAGAGATCGATGAGCAAG AAGCTCACGGTGGGTTGGTGTCGGCCAGTTACGGGGATGACGATATCAGCCGGGTGGAAGATGGAGATGAGAAGGACTCGGGGAATGAGGACAGTGACGAAAACGACAGAAATTCG GAAGAGGACGATTCTGACTCAGGGGAACCCCAAGATGATTCAAAG gaggtgGTTATGGGGGAGATGAAGGATCCCAATGAGTTGGTTG CCCAGTTTTCAGAGAAGGTGAGGAACATGTCTCCTGAAGAGATCCGGATTCCTCCGGAACCGCCGGGACGCTGCCACAGCAATCTGCAG GAGAAGATCTATAAGCTGTACGAGAGGAAGCTGCACGGGGACTTCGACACCAACAGCCACATACAGAAGAAGAAGGAGTTCCGGAATCCGAG TATTTATGAGAAGCTGATCCAGTACTGTGGAATTGATGAGCTGGGCACCAACTACCCAAAA GACATGTTTGACCCCCATGGTTGGTCTGAGGACTCGTATTACGAATCTCTAG CTAAAGCGCAGAAGGTGGAGATGGAAAAACTGGAAAAAGCCAAGAAAGAGAGGACCAAG ATTGAGTTCGTTACTGGAACAAAGAAGGGCACCACTACCAGCACAGCCGCCGtaaccaccagcaccaccaccgcCACGTCGACAG AGGCCCAGAAGAGGAAGAGTAAGTGGGATTCTGCAGTTCCAGTAACTTTGGCCCAGCCAGCTCTCCTCACAACCACAGCTACCCTCCCTGGGGTCGTCTCcgtcaccaccacagccagtggTACCAAGACCACCGTTATCTCCGCCGTGGGCACCATTCTGAAGAAAGCCAAGCAGTGA
- the sap30bp gene encoding SAP30-binding protein isoform X1 has protein sequence MAGSKKSALLSSLADYGDDSEPESEPEIDEQEAHGGLVSASYGDDDISRVEDGDEKDSGNEDSDENDRNSEEDDSDSGEPQDDSKEVVMGEMKDPNELVAQFSEKVRNMSPEEIRIPPEPPGRCHSNLQEKIYKLYERKLHGDFDTNSHIQKKKEFRNPSIYEKLIQYCGIDELGTNYPKDMFDPHGWSEDSYYESLAKAQKVEMEKLEKAKKERTKIEFVTGTKKGTTTSTAAVTTSTTTATSTAEAQKRKSKWDSAVPVTLAQPALLTTTATLPGVVSVTTTASGTKTTVISAVGTILKKAKQ, from the exons ATGGCGGGCAGTAAGAAGAGCGCCCTGCTGTCCTCTTTAGCGGACTATGGAGACGATTCAGAGCCGGAGTCCGAGCCAGAGATCGATGAGCAAG AAGCTCACGGTGGGTTGGTGTCGGCCAGTTACGGGGATGACGATATCAGCCGGGTGGAAGATGGAGATGAGAAGGACTCGGGGAATGAGGACAGTGACGAAAACGACAGAAATTCG GAAGAGGACGATTCTGACTCAGGGGAACCCCAAGATGATTCAAAG gaggtgGTTATGGGGGAGATGAAGGATCCCAATGAGTTGGTTG CCCAGTTTTCAGAGAAGGTGAGGAACATGTCTCCTGAAGAGATCCGGATTCCTCCGGAACCGCCGGGACGCTGCCACAGCAATCTGCAG GAGAAGATCTATAAGCTGTACGAGAGGAAGCTGCACGGGGACTTCGACACCAACAGCCACATACAGAAGAAGAAGGAGTTCCGGAATCCGAG TATTTATGAGAAGCTGATCCAGTACTGTGGAATTGATGAGCTGGGCACCAACTACCCAAAA GACATGTTTGACCCCCATGGTTGGTCTGAGGACTCGTATTACGAATCTCTAG CTAAAGCGCAGAAGGTGGAGATGGAAAAACTGGAAAAAGCCAAGAAAGAGAGGACCAAG ATTGAGTTCGTTACTGGAACAAAGAAGGGCACCACTACCAGCACAGCCGCCGtaaccaccagcaccaccaccgcCACGTCGACAG cAGAGGCCCAGAAGAGGAAGAGTAAGTGGGATTCTGCAGTTCCAGTAACTTTGGCCCAGCCAGCTCTCCTCACAACCACAGCTACCCTCCCTGGGGTCGTCTCcgtcaccaccacagccagtggTACCAAGACCACCGTTATCTCCGCCGTGGGCACCATTCTGAAGAAAGCCAAGCAGTGA